The segment CTATGGCGGGTGTAGCTCAGCTGGTTAGAGCGTCGGTTTGTGGTACCGAAGGTCGTGGGTTCGAGCCCCATCACTCGCCCCACTTACAAAATATTTTAAATTTTCATGGATTAACTCTTTCTTTTTTTGCAGTATAAGCAGAAAGACGGAATTATTAGTGAAATTTTAAAGTGATTGCATTTCAGCCTATTTTTTTTACATCTGGCCTTTTTCTCATTTCTCTTGCCGTAGGAATGATTGTGCCGGGCCTTGTAGATTTTTTTCATCATGATATTAATTGGCAAGCATTTGCTCTTTCATCAGGGATTACGCTTTTTGTGGGTTTGCTTTTAGTGCTCGCAAACCGTTCTAAAAAAATACAAAATCTTACTGTAAGGGATACCTTTCTTTTAACTGCCATAAATTGGCTAACAATTTCTGTTTTTGCGGCTCTTCCCTTTATCTTTACGTATAGTACGCCCTCGTTAACAGACTCTTTTTTTGAGGCAATCTCAGGCTTAACAACCACAGGAGCCACAGCAATTGTCCGTCTAGATTATGCTTCGCATGGAATTATTTTATGGCGTTCATTGCTTCAGTGGCTCGGCGGAATTGGGATTGTTTTAATGGCGCTTACCATTTTACCTCTTTTAAGAATTGGAGGAATGCAGCTGTTCCGTAGTGAATTCTCAGATCGCTCAGAAAAGATACTTCCCAAAGTTTCCCAGATTGCATCTGCAATTTTTGGAACTTATATTTTCCTCACCTTTGCATGTACGTTGGCATTATGGTGGGCAGGGATGGCTTTCTTTGATGCCTTTTGTCATGCTCTTTCAACTGTTTCGACAGGTGGTTTTTCAACTTCTGAAGCTTCAATTGAGTATTTTGATGATCCGTATATTGAAATAATTTTGATTATTTTTATGATTATGGGGGCAATTACCTTAACGCTTTTCGTTCGATGCATCCAAGGGGACGCAAAAACTCTTTTTACAGATAGCCAAGTTCGCACTTTATTTAAAATCCTTATTATTGCGAGCT is part of the Candidatus Paracaedimonas acanthamoebae genome and harbors:
- a CDS encoding TrkH family potassium uptake protein, coding for MIAFQPIFFTSGLFLISLAVGMIVPGLVDFFHHDINWQAFALSSGITLFVGLLLVLANRSKKIQNLTVRDTFLLTAINWLTISVFAALPFIFTYSTPSLTDSFFEAISGLTTTGATAIVRLDYASHGIILWRSLLQWLGGIGIVLMALTILPLLRIGGMQLFRSEFSDRSEKILPKVSQIASAIFGTYIFLTFACTLALWWAGMAFFDAFCHALSTVSTGGFSTSEASIEYFDDPYIEIILIIFMIMGAITLTLFVRCIQGDAKTLFTDSQVRTLFKILIIASLAITFWLWQDGHEFVHALRHSIFNVTSVLTTTGFNSQDYSLWGNFPIMIMLALSMIGGCTGSTAGGIKVFRFQVMYATVKTQILQLRRPHGVFIPMYNGKPIPEGIFLSVFTFFALFVTCLGILSLSLSLFELDLLTCLFASLSVLNNMGTGFGDILGETGSYAALPTGAKWLLMLGMLVGRLEYITILILFSPKFWRD